One region of Hydrogenobaculum sp. Y04AAS1 genomic DNA includes:
- the rfbC gene encoding dTDP-4-dehydrorhamnose 3,5-epimerase, translating into MPFEFIRTDIKEVILIKPKVFKDERGFFLESYKKSEFEKNGITDIFIQDNHSKSVKGVLRGLHYQKEPAAQGKLIRCIKGKIFDVAVDIRKNSPTYGGWVGYELSEENKLMLFIPKGFAHGFLTLSEEAEIIYKVSEAEYSKEHDKGIIWNDKTISIKWPLEHIKEIILSDKDKNLPTLEQADNNFLYGG; encoded by the coding sequence ATGCCTTTTGAGTTTATAAGAACAGATATAAAAGAGGTGATACTGATAAAGCCAAAGGTCTTTAAAGACGAAAGAGGGTTTTTCTTAGAAAGCTATAAAAAATCTGAGTTTGAGAAAAACGGCATAACAGATATCTTTATCCAAGATAATCATTCAAAATCTGTAAAAGGAGTACTGAGGGGCCTTCATTATCAAAAAGAACCAGCAGCCCAAGGAAAACTTATAAGGTGTATAAAGGGTAAAATATTTGATGTGGCTGTAGATATAAGAAAAAATAGCCCCACTTACGGCGGATGGGTAGGGTATGAGCTCTCAGAAGAAAATAAACTGATGCTTTTTATACCAAAGGGCTTTGCCCATGGGTTTTTGACCCTTTCAGAAGAAGCTGAGATCATATACAAAGTATCTGAGGCCGAGTATTCAAAAGAACACGACAAAGGTATAATATGGAACGATAAAACCATAAGCATAAAATGGCCTTTAGAACATATAAAAGAGATTATTTTATCTGATAAAGATAAAAATCTACCAACACTAGAACAAGCAGACAACAACTTTTTATACGGAGGATAA
- the rfbB gene encoding dTDP-glucose 4,6-dehydratase encodes MKLLVTGGAGFIGSEFVRKAVKRGYEIVVVDKLTYAGDLERLKEVKENITFYKADITNKEFIEHIFKTEKPKVVIHFAAESHVDRSILDASPFIKTNVEGTQVLLDVAKDIGVEKFINIATDEVYGELGQEGTFKEDSPLVPNSPYSSSKAAADMLGRAYYKTYKLPVITVRPSNNYGPWQYPEKLIPVVILKALNNEKIPVYGTGQNVREWLYVSDCAEAIFEIMEKGKIGEIYNVGSNQERRNIDVVKNILKLLHKNEDLIEFVKDRPGHDFRYSLGTTKIKNELGWEAKTTFEEGIEKTVKWYIENMAWVEKKLKYLKEYWDKVYSV; translated from the coding sequence TTGAAATTACTTGTAACAGGTGGAGCTGGTTTTATAGGCAGTGAGTTTGTAAGAAAAGCTGTAAAAAGAGGATATGAGATTGTTGTGGTAGATAAGCTAACCTATGCTGGGGATTTAGAAAGACTAAAAGAAGTAAAAGAGAATATAACATTTTACAAAGCAGATATTACCAACAAAGAGTTTATAGAGCATATTTTTAAAACTGAAAAGCCAAAGGTTGTAATTCATTTTGCAGCAGAATCCCATGTGGATAGAAGTATATTGGATGCAAGCCCTTTTATAAAGACAAATGTAGAAGGCACACAAGTGCTTCTTGATGTAGCAAAAGATATAGGCGTTGAGAAGTTTATCAACATAGCCACAGATGAGGTTTATGGAGAACTTGGGCAAGAGGGAACGTTCAAAGAAGATTCACCCCTTGTTCCAAACTCCCCTTACTCTTCATCAAAAGCAGCTGCTGATATGCTTGGAAGAGCTTACTATAAAACCTACAAGCTTCCAGTTATCACCGTTAGACCCTCCAACAACTACGGTCCTTGGCAATATCCAGAAAAGCTTATACCTGTTGTCATCTTAAAGGCCTTAAACAACGAAAAGATACCTGTATATGGCACTGGACAAAATGTAAGAGAGTGGCTTTATGTTTCAGATTGTGCTGAGGCTATATTTGAGATAATGGAAAAAGGCAAGATTGGTGAGATTTACAACGTAGGTAGCAATCAAGAACGAAGAAACATAGATGTGGTAAAAAATATATTAAAACTTTTACATAAAAATGAAGATCTTATAGAATTTGTAAAGGATAGGCCAGGACATGATTTTAGATACTCTTTAGGTACTACAAAGATAAAAAATGAGCTTGGCTGGGAAGCAAAAACTACATTTGAAGAAGGTATAGAAAAAACTGTAAAATGGTATATAGAAAATATGGCATGGGTAGAGAAAAAACTCAAATACCTAAAAGAGTATTGGGATAAGGTATATAGCGTATGA
- the rfbA gene encoding glucose-1-phosphate thymidylyltransferase RfbA yields the protein MKAIILAGGSGTRLYPTTEVLNKHLLPIYSKPMIYYPLSLVMLLGIRDIAIVVNPQDLESFKLLLKDGSHVGINITYIIQEKPRGLAEGLILAKDFIKDDYVLYLLGDNIFFGHDLPKIVNLAKERILKENGASIFCYHVKDPERFGIAEISEDGKVVSLEEKPKHPKSNYAVVGMYIYDKDAVYIAKDIKPSHRGELEITSVNEAYLKANKLYAYILGRGFAWFDAGTHDSFMEASEFISTIEKRTGLMVGCIEEIAYKNGWITKEKLLELAHNLRKTDYGKYLMEIAQDHAF from the coding sequence ATGAAAGCTATTATACTGGCTGGGGGTTCTGGTACAAGGCTATATCCCACTACAGAAGTGTTAAACAAGCATCTTTTGCCTATATACAGTAAACCTATGATATATTATCCGCTGTCGCTGGTGATGCTTCTTGGTATAAGGGATATAGCCATTGTGGTAAACCCACAAGATTTGGAGAGTTTTAAACTCTTGTTAAAAGATGGGTCTCATGTTGGTATAAATATAACTTATATCATTCAAGAAAAACCAAGGGGCTTAGCAGAAGGGCTTATTCTGGCAAAGGATTTTATAAAAGATGATTATGTGCTTTATCTTTTGGGAGACAACATATTCTTTGGACATGATTTGCCCAAGATTGTAAACTTGGCAAAAGAAAGGATTTTAAAAGAAAACGGGGCATCTATATTTTGCTATCATGTAAAAGACCCAGAGCGCTTTGGTATAGCAGAAATATCAGAAGATGGTAAGGTGGTCTCTTTAGAAGAAAAACCAAAGCATCCAAAATCCAATTATGCAGTGGTTGGTATGTACATATACGATAAAGATGCAGTTTATATAGCAAAAGATATAAAACCTTCTCATAGAGGAGAGCTTGAGATTACATCTGTAAACGAAGCTTATTTGAAAGCTAATAAGCTATACGCTTATATACTGGGAAGGGGTTTTGCTTGGTTTGATGCTGGAACCCACGATAGTTTTATGGAAGCCTCTGAGTTTATATCAACAATAGAAAAGCGTACTGGTCTTATGGTAGGATGTATAGAGGAGATAGCCTACAAAAACGGATGGATCACAAAAGAAAAACTTTTAGAACTAGCACACAATTTGAGAAAGACAGATTACGGAAAATACTTGATGGAGATAGCCCAAGATCATGCCTTTTGA
- a CDS encoding ABC transporter ATP-binding protein, protein MLLKVENLNVFYKNKHILKDVSFDIEENEIFSIVGESGSGKSTIAKAIMGLIDYKGLIEYKGKDIFMIFQDPGNYLDPLFNVYSQIKMVKEAIKENAGIDVDKAINLVGLDVNELKKKYPHQLSGGQKQRVMIAMSLARGSSLVIADEPTSSLDVLIQKDVLCAFKNMKDYFSSIIITHDIDVVYYIADKVMVLKDGIVQEISKKDEFFKSPKSEYGKKLLESFY, encoded by the coding sequence ATGCTTTTAAAAGTAGAAAATTTAAACGTATTTTATAAAAATAAACATATTTTAAAAGATGTTAGTTTTGATATAGAAGAAAATGAGATATTTTCTATAGTGGGAGAATCTGGTTCTGGTAAATCCACCATTGCAAAAGCTATAATGGGACTTATTGATTATAAAGGGCTTATTGAGTATAAGGGTAAGGATATATTTATGATATTTCAAGACCCAGGCAATTATTTGGATCCTCTTTTTAACGTATATTCACAGATAAAAATGGTAAAAGAGGCTATAAAAGAAAACGCTGGCATAGATGTAGATAAAGCTATAAACCTTGTAGGGCTTGATGTAAATGAGTTAAAGAAAAAATATCCCCATCAGCTTTCAGGGGGTCAAAAGCAAAGGGTGATGATAGCGATGTCTTTGGCAAGAGGCTCTTCCTTGGTGATAGCCGATGAGCCTACATCTTCTTTAGATGTTTTGATACAAAAAGACGTTTTGTGCGCTTTTAAGAACATGAAAGATTATTTTAGTTCAATCATCATAACCCATGATATAGATGTGGTTTATTATATAGCGGATAAGGTGATGGTGTTAAAAGATGGTATAGTGCAAGAGATATCTAAAAAAGATGAGTTTTTTAAAAGCCCAAAAAGCGAATATGGTAAAAAATTGCTAGAGAGTTTTTATTGA
- a CDS encoding cation-translocating P-type ATPase — translation MRKVFKISGMTCVNCQRTIQIGLKKTKGVEDVDVSLVLERAIVSFDENILSKEDVVKKIKELGYEAQVVEESGVLNLYLDKVDCSTDSCALLTKEDLESLNGVKKAVLDNIKQTLYIEYDKDIISSEDIMAFIRSKGYEASILELDRSKEIVLKIAFGIASGILIMALNYSSIAYKDYIEMVLAIAVQFYTAKDFYKGAIASLKAKTGNMDLLVALGSFVSIVYSSFVVFGLLKGNTFFETPTFLVSFVLIGKLIEYRLKKKASAYLKNLTSLNLRSARVLKGTEEVVVDSYSLKEGDIVLFKAGDRVSLDIIVKEGSAYIDTSFINGEFEPVFVKEGDNVISGSLVKSGYIKGVVVNIAEKSFINELVRASNLSLEKKPNIQRIADTVSSYFVQAIILISSFVFVVWKIIGVPTEEALNYAVSTLVISCPCAMGIAVPISVMVAVSMAFKNGILIKNAASLETLYKADTFVLDKTGTLTEGTFKVVKEDIKEDKEKVCSLIKHAERFSNHPIGKALYEHCKDYNMDINLTCEEIEGFGIKCEDIYITDVSFWDKDINKKAIGIGTKESLMGIFYLEDAISPYAKDFIKSLKQRKKKIILCSGDTENNVKYIADTLGIEYYFASMSPTDKSNLIKRLKDENHIVCMVGDGINDAKAMALSDIGIAVSKALDAAKVSTDIVVSSGGLEKIIYLLDLTDKFMKNVKQNLFWAFGYNAVMIPFAAGIFSKYGIYIEPQFAGLLMGFSSVSVVLNAMRLSKA, via the coding sequence ATGAGAAAAGTGTTCAAAATAAGCGGGATGACCTGTGTAAACTGCCAAAGGACTATACAGATAGGTCTTAAAAAGACAAAAGGTGTAGAGGATGTTGATGTGTCTTTGGTTTTAGAAAGGGCTATAGTGAGCTTTGATGAAAATATTTTATCAAAAGAAGATGTCGTTAAAAAAATAAAAGAGCTTGGATACGAGGCCCAAGTAGTAGAAGAGTCTGGTGTTTTAAACCTATACCTTGATAAAGTAGATTGCTCCACTGACTCTTGTGCTTTACTTACAAAAGAGGATTTAGAATCCTTAAATGGTGTAAAAAAGGCAGTTTTAGACAATATAAAACAAACCCTTTACATAGAATACGATAAAGATATTATTTCCTCTGAAGATATAATGGCTTTCATAAGATCAAAAGGGTATGAAGCCTCTATTTTAGAACTTGACAGATCAAAAGAGATAGTTCTAAAAATAGCTTTTGGCATAGCATCGGGTATTCTTATAATGGCTCTTAACTACAGCTCTATAGCCTACAAAGATTATATAGAGATGGTTTTAGCAATAGCTGTTCAGTTTTACACTGCCAAAGATTTTTACAAAGGGGCTATCGCTTCTTTAAAAGCCAAAACTGGTAATATGGATCTTTTGGTGGCTTTAGGAAGCTTTGTATCTATAGTGTATAGTTCTTTTGTGGTATTTGGGCTTTTAAAAGGAAACACGTTTTTTGAAACACCCACTTTTTTGGTATCTTTTGTTTTAATAGGAAAACTCATAGAGTATAGGCTAAAGAAAAAAGCAAGCGCTTATCTTAAAAATCTTACATCTTTAAATCTAAGAAGTGCAAGGGTTTTAAAAGGTACTGAAGAAGTGGTTGTAGACTCTTACTCTTTAAAAGAGGGGGATATTGTTTTATTTAAAGCTGGAGACAGGGTATCTTTGGATATAATTGTAAAAGAAGGAAGCGCTTATATCGATACATCTTTTATAAACGGGGAGTTTGAGCCTGTTTTTGTAAAAGAAGGAGACAACGTAATATCTGGTTCTTTGGTAAAAAGCGGTTATATAAAGGGGGTTGTGGTAAATATAGCTGAGAAATCTTTTATAAATGAGCTTGTAAGGGCTTCAAACCTAAGCCTTGAAAAAAAACCAAACATTCAAAGAATAGCCGACACGGTCTCTTCTTACTTTGTGCAGGCTATTATCTTAATATCTTCTTTTGTGTTTGTGGTATGGAAAATAATAGGCGTACCCACAGAAGAGGCTTTAAACTATGCTGTATCTACACTTGTGATATCGTGTCCTTGTGCTATGGGTATAGCGGTGCCTATATCTGTTATGGTGGCAGTTTCTATGGCTTTTAAGAATGGTATTTTGATAAAAAACGCCGCTTCTTTAGAAACCCTTTACAAAGCCGATACTTTTGTGTTGGATAAAACTGGTACTTTAACAGAAGGTACATTTAAAGTTGTAAAAGAGGATATAAAAGAGGATAAGGAAAAAGTATGCTCTTTGATAAAACATGCCGAAAGGTTTTCAAACCATCCGATAGGAAAAGCCCTTTATGAACACTGTAAAGATTACAATATGGATATAAATTTAACGTGTGAGGAGATAGAAGGTTTTGGTATAAAGTGTGAAGATATTTATATAACAGATGTTTCTTTTTGGGATAAAGATATAAACAAAAAAGCTATAGGTATAGGCACAAAAGAGAGTCTCATGGGCATTTTTTATCTTGAAGATGCTATAAGCCCATACGCTAAAGATTTTATTAAAAGCTTAAAACAAAGAAAAAAGAAAATCATACTTTGTTCTGGAGACACCGAAAACAACGTTAAATATATAGCCGATACTCTTGGTATAGAGTACTACTTTGCTTCTATGAGTCCTACTGATAAATCAAACCTTATTAAACGATTAAAAGATGAAAATCATATAGTCTGTATGGTGGGAGATGGTATAAACGATGCAAAGGCTATGGCGCTTTCTGATATTGGTATAGCTGTTTCAAAAGCTTTAGATGCTGCCAAAGTAAGTACAGATATTGTAGTGTCAAGTGGTGGCCTTGAAAAAATAATATATCTTTTAGACCTTACGGATAAATTTATGAAAAATGTAAAACAAAATCTATTTTGGGCTTTTGGTTACAACGCTGTCATGATACCCTTTGCCGCTGGTATTTTTTCTAAATACGGCATTTACATAGAACCTCAGTTTGCTGGGCTTTTGATGGGGTTTTCATCGGTGAGCGTAGTGCTAAACGCTATGAGGCTTTCAAAAGCTTAA
- a CDS encoding bifunctional sulfate adenylyltransferase/adenylylsulfate kinase — protein MDSGAINMDCIEDANTITPYGGKLVNLVVSEDEKRDLKERSIYLKSIQLSNRFVCDLEMLATGALSSLDKFMGKNDYESVIETMRLKNGLVFPIPVYLPVDKDTLKDLKEGEWIALKDQYNTPLAIMRVEEVYLRDKEKEAKEVLKTIDPYHPLVPQIFLWGDYAISGELKVFELPIYYDFPEYRLTPKEVRERLSKLGYKNVVAFQTRNPIHRVHEELTKRARDRINGALLISPAVGQTKEDDIDPSTRMRIYKVLYEKYYEKDKTLMAFIPLAMRMAGPREALWHGIIRRNYGANYFIVGRDHAGPGKDSKGKPFYGPYEAQELFEKYQDEIGMKMIPFEELVYVPDLNDYVEKSVAEKNKYTYLSISGTQVRNEFVKNGKMLPEWFTREEIAKILLSTYKPKHLQGFCIWLTGLPCAGKSTIGKILKAMLEARGRKITFLDGDVVRTHLSEGLGFSKEDRIKNILRVGFVASEIVKHDGVAICSLVSPYKMAREEIRNMFGEEKFVEVYVNAPIEVCEERDVKGLYKKAKEGLIKGFTGIDDPYEPPDNPEIVLDTKSLSPQESAYKIVKYLEERGFLL, from the coding sequence ATGGACAGCGGTGCTATAAATATGGATTGTATTGAAGATGCAAACACTATCACGCCTTACGGTGGTAAGCTTGTAAACCTTGTGGTGTCTGAAGATGAAAAGAGAGATTTAAAAGAAAGAAGCATTTATCTAAAAAGTATACAGCTTTCAAATAGGTTTGTATGTGATCTTGAAATGCTTGCAACGGGAGCTTTGTCGTCGCTGGATAAATTTATGGGGAAAAATGATTACGAAAGTGTAATAGAGACTATGAGATTGAAAAATGGTCTTGTTTTTCCTATACCTGTTTATCTGCCTGTAGATAAAGATACTTTAAAAGATTTAAAAGAAGGGGAGTGGATTGCTTTAAAAGATCAATACAACACGCCTTTGGCTATTATGAGGGTAGAAGAGGTTTATCTAAGGGATAAAGAAAAAGAAGCAAAGGAAGTGCTTAAAACCATTGATCCTTACCATCCTTTGGTACCACAGATATTTTTGTGGGGAGATTACGCTATAAGCGGTGAGCTAAAAGTTTTTGAACTTCCTATATATTACGATTTTCCAGAGTATAGACTTACACCAAAAGAAGTAAGGGAAAGACTATCAAAGCTTGGATACAAAAACGTCGTTGCTTTTCAGACAAGAAACCCTATACATAGAGTACATGAGGAGCTTACCAAAAGAGCAAGAGATAGAATAAACGGCGCTTTGCTCATAAGCCCAGCAGTGGGACAAACCAAAGAAGACGATATAGATCCATCTACCAGAATGAGAATATACAAAGTGCTGTATGAGAAATACTATGAAAAAGATAAAACGCTTATGGCCTTTATACCTTTGGCTATGCGTATGGCTGGACCAAGGGAAGCCCTTTGGCATGGGATAATAAGAAGAAATTATGGAGCAAACTATTTTATAGTAGGAAGAGACCATGCAGGACCTGGAAAAGACTCCAAAGGAAAGCCCTTTTATGGACCTTATGAGGCGCAGGAGCTTTTTGAAAAATATCAAGATGAAATAGGTATGAAGATGATACCTTTTGAAGAGCTTGTTTATGTGCCAGATTTAAACGATTATGTAGAAAAAAGCGTTGCAGAAAAAAACAAATACACATACTTATCTATATCTGGGACTCAAGTGAGAAATGAGTTTGTCAAAAACGGCAAGATGCTTCCAGAGTGGTTTACAAGAGAAGAGATTGCCAAGATACTTTTAAGCACCTACAAGCCAAAACACCTACAGGGTTTTTGTATATGGTTAACGGGACTTCCCTGTGCTGGAAAATCAACGATAGGAAAGATACTAAAAGCTATGCTTGAGGCAAGGGGAAGAAAGATAACATTCCTCGATGGGGATGTGGTAAGGACTCATCTAAGCGAAGGACTTGGGTTTTCCAAAGAAGATAGGATAAAAAATATACTTAGGGTTGGTTTTGTGGCTTCTGAGATAGTAAAACATGATGGTGTGGCTATATGCTCACTGGTGAGCCCTTACAAGATGGCAAGGGAAGAAATAAGAAACATGTTTGGAGAAGAGAAGTTTGTGGAGGTTTATGTAAATGCACCCATAGAAGTATGTGAAGAGCGGGATGTAAAGGGTCTTTACAAAAAAGCAAAAGAGGGACTTATAAAGGGCTTTACAGGTATAGACGATCCTTATGAACCCCCAGATAATCCTGAGATAGTACTTGATACCAAAAGCTTATCACCTCAAGAAAGCGCTTATAAGATAGTGAAATATTTGGAGGAAAGAGGATTTTTACTGTGA
- the metF gene encoding methylenetetrahydrofolate reductase [NAD(P)H], whose translation MKIIELLKNKKGVSFEFFPPKSQKDKEALLETAKELKVFEPNFVSVTHGASGNSISQKPPIEYTKETVLELKNSLGLNIMAHLTCISHTKDELISILGFYKENSIDNILALRGDIPKNGEKRGCSHASELIDLIKTYFDESFCIGVAAYPEGHPESPNMEWEIKYFKQKVEKGASFAITQMFFDNSYYYEFLDLCHKANINIPIIPGIMPITNIKQISKFASMCGATIPSYITDALENLNEEDVVKKGVEIAINQCEDLIKNGIKHIHFYTLNKSKATLQILKAIKL comes from the coding sequence ATGAAAATAATAGAGCTTCTTAAGAATAAAAAGGGGGTATCTTTTGAATTTTTTCCCCCTAAAAGCCAAAAAGACAAAGAAGCTCTTTTGGAAACTGCAAAAGAATTAAAGGTTTTTGAACCAAACTTTGTATCTGTAACCCATGGAGCAAGTGGCAACTCCATATCCCAAAAACCACCCATAGAATACACAAAAGAGACGGTGCTTGAGTTAAAAAACTCCCTTGGTTTAAACATAATGGCTCATCTTACGTGCATATCTCATACAAAAGATGAACTTATAAGTATATTGGGCTTTTACAAAGAAAACAGCATAGACAACATACTAGCTCTTAGAGGTGATATACCAAAAAACGGTGAAAAAAGAGGCTGTTCTCATGCATCAGAGCTTATAGATCTTATAAAAACATATTTTGATGAGAGCTTTTGCATAGGGGTGGCAGCCTACCCGGAAGGACATCCAGAATCTCCAAACATGGAATGGGAAATAAAATATTTTAAACAAAAGGTAGAAAAAGGAGCAAGTTTTGCCATTACACAGATGTTTTTTGACAACAGCTATTACTATGAGTTTTTAGACCTATGCCACAAAGCCAACATAAATATACCCATAATACCTGGGATTATGCCTATTACAAACATAAAACAAATATCTAAGTTTGCAAGTATGTGCGGTGCCACCATTCCCTCTTATATCACAGATGCGTTGGAAAACCTAAACGAAGAAGATGTAGTAAAAAAAGGTGTTGAAATAGCTATAAATCAATGCGAAGATCTCATAAAAAACGGTATAAAACATATTCACTTTTACACGCTAAACAAATCAAAAGCCACACTTCAAATACTAAAAGCTATAAAACTATGA